The following coding sequences lie in one Schistosoma mansoni strain Puerto Rico chromosome 3, complete genome genomic window:
- a CDS encoding venom allergen-like (VAL) protein 12 — MQQNLFFSFYSIIFLSEFISTIKLTKDQDYLLKAHNRIRQYARSCNITGQPQAKRILNLVWDDQLALKATELSKTCNFRFSNVTTYKFKDVGQNIAGYANVQTAMDEWVNEYQYYDFDSNTCNSKSCGNYLQIVWQKTTHIGCGVTDCRKSPQFPYGVFVVCNYAPGAKFDKSPYDVVSHAKCSILELKWKRFNLNGQNCYCYL, encoded by the exons ATGCAAcaaaatttattcttttcattctATTCTATTATCTTCTTATCTGAATTCATTTCAACAATTAAGTTGACTAAAGATCAAGATTATTTATTGAAAGCACATAATAGAATTCGTCAATATGCTCGAAGTTGTAATATTACAGGTCAACCACAAGCTAAGAGAATACTTAATCTT GTATGGGATGATCAATTAGCTTTAAAAGCAACTGAATTATCAAAGACGTGTAATTTTCGTTTCTCCAATGTAACAACTTATAAATTTAAAGATGTTGGACAAAATATTGCAGGTTATGCTAATGTTCAAAC GGCTATGGATGAATGGGTTAATGAATATCAATATTATGACTTTGATAGTAATACATGCAATAGTAAATCATGTGGAAATTATTTACAG ATTGTATGGCAGAAAACAACACATATTGGATGTGGTGTTACTGATTGTCGGAAATCTCCACAGTTCCCGTATGGTGTATTTGTAGTATGTAACTACGCCCCTGG GGCAAAGTTTGATAAAAGTCCATATGATGTAGTCAGCCATGCAAAATGTTCAATTCTTGAATTGAAATGGAAACGATTTAATCTGAATGGACAAAACTGTTATTGTTATCTATAG